acgggatacatgcggacgtgctttgtcctgttggaacagcaagttcccttgccggtctaggaatgctagaacgatgggttcgatgacggtttggatgtaccgtgcactattcagtgtcccctcgacgatcaccagaggtgtacggccagtgtaggagatcgctcaacacaccatgatgccgggtgttggccctgtgtgcctcggtcgtatgcagtcctgattgtggcgctcacctgcacggcgccaaacacgcatacgaccatcattggcaccaaggcagaagcgactctcatcgctgaagacgacacgtctccattcgtccctccattcacgcctgtcgcgacaccactggaggcgggctgcacgatgttggggcgtgagcggaaggcggcctaacggtgtgcgggaacgtggcccagtttcatggagacggttgcgaatggtcctcgccgataccccaggagcaacaatgtccctaatttgctgggaagtggcggtgcggtcgcctacggcactgcgtaggatcctacggtcttcgcgtggatccgtgcgtcgctgtggtccggtcccaggtcgacgggcacgtgcagcttccgccgaccactggcgacaacatcgatgtactgtggagacctcacgccccacgtgttgagcaattcggcggtacgtccacccggcctcccgcatgcccactatacgccctcgctcaaagtccgtcaactgcacatacggttcacgtccacgctctcgcggcatgctaccagtgttaaagactgcgatggagctccgtatgccacggcaaactggctgacactgacggcggcgatgcacaaatgctgtgcagctagcgccattcgacggccaacaccgcggttcctggtgtgtccgctgtgccgtgcgtgtgatcattgcttgtacagccctctcgcagtgtccggagcaagtatggtgggtctgacacaccggtgtcaatgtgttcttttttccatttccaggagtgtatatgtcaccaTATAGCGTACTGGAAACCCTGCATCGCGTATGTAGCTGGGAGCTTTTTAAACGTAAAGAAATGACCCTCAAATAAGCGTGGACTACATATAAATCGGAAAAATTACACCAAAGAAATAAAGTGTAAAATGAACCATGTGTCTATGAGCACAACtttcaacaaaaaaacaaaaaacaaaaacaaagaaaaaacaaaaaagctgAGTacccggccttggtggccgagcggttctaggcgctacagtctggaaccgcgcgaccgctacgtcgcaggttcgaatcctgccccgggcgtgatgtccttaggttagttaggtttaagtagttctaagtcataggggactgatgacctcagaagttaagtcccatagtgctcagagccatttgaaaaatttgatcTGCAGGTCATTTCGTGCCAGAGATCATATTTGTAAGTTTACTTCATTTTTGGCTACCATCATGGGGCGGTCTAATTGGTAATTTGCATGCTAAGTTGTGTTTTCGGAGTGCAGAGACTGTCACCAGAGGCAAATAAATAATTTCCGCTGTGACAAGAGGCGCTTACGATACCGGCACTGCCGTTTTTTCTGTCAACAGAAGAGAAGGGCCTGGTGGTGAAACGAGAGTGCGGCCTGGGCCCGTGCGGCTTCGACGACAGCAGCATGAACCGCGGGCTGGGCCTGGACGGCTGCGACCGCTCCAAGGACGAGTTCTTCTGCCTGTCCTGCTGCACCACCAGCGGCTGCAACAAGAGCGccgcccgccggccggccgcctctCCGCCGCCGCTGCTCCTGTCGCTGCTGCTGGCGCCGCCCCTGCTGCTGACGTCACTGCGCTCCCTCGGCCCCTGCGAGGCCGTCGGCGGCGAGGCCTTCTAGGGTCCCTCGCGCTCCGCGCTCCGCTAGGGAGGAGCAGCTACCGGGACTTCGCCTGCCGCCTGCCCGGAGTCGCCGCGCCGCCAGACTCGGCTACACCTCAGTGTGGCCGGTGCCGGGACGACCCGAGTGATTCCCTTCAGCAGCGTTAGAATGCAGCACTGTTGCACTGAGGCTTCGATTAGACGTCGACATCAGCCGTAGCTAGCTCTCATACCGCCGTGCAGTCGTGTACACATCCTACCGACGAACAGAATTTCTGTGTTAGATTGTAAACAGCTACAGCACCAGTGTGCATATGTAGTCTCGGTTGATGGAATTTACCATATGTTTACAAATTTTTGTGCCAAACAGATTACTTAAAATTTTAAAGACGCAACTCTTTTACAAAGGATAGTATTTACCCGCAGGGTTACCTGAAGGCTTATTTAAACGTGCAGTCCTCGTAATTAGTCATTTCTGTTGTGGATCTGCAAGCAATACTACTAACCTGTTGCCTGCCCATCTCACTAAATTGGCCACACCTGGTCGTGAATGTGATCGCGAAATCGTTGTCTTTCCATCATCGTACCGTGTTGTACCTGTGCCTGCACCTTCAGGCATCATCAGCTCATATTTTTAACGTGCTGTATAAAATTTTCTTCTTGGGTCTTCAACTTTATTGAGTCGCTGCCTACCGATGGTTCGACTAAAGGACTTTTTGCCATCCTCATCTGCGTAATGACACTCTACAGATTTGGTGGGAAAATCTCTGTTAGCACGCCACTTTTAGCATTGGGGTCGGTTTTAAAGGACGTAGTTCAGTCCAAAGCTATCCCCAACGGTATCCTTCGCTGTTTCTTCGGATCCGATTCCGGGAATAGTACAGTGACAATAGCCACCTTGAGAAAGAACATGTTCATATTTATGCTTTTGTGACCATCGAATCACTTATCTTGTATTGACAAAACTTCGGCATTTCAGGTCGATttgcgtttttctgattaacttttCGTTCAGTACTATGTATCAGTACCTGCCGTTAGAGGACTATCGCTGTTGGCGCCGACATTGATTGTATTTACGCATTTTTCCATTATTCCGTATACAGTCCACTTACATGCTGCAGCATAGATTTATATTTATCATCCATACTCTTAAAACTATATTATTTTCGATATACTTTAAGTAAAGTAATGTGGTAATTGCTGACTTAGGCCAGAATTTGTATCTCCCAACATGTAATGCATATATTACTATTGCAGTACCTCTCGAATGGCCCTGTGTACTTCGTGCTCCAGAATCCCCATATCCACATATCATTCAAACTTACACTTTCCAATTTTCAAGCTGGTCCCTATTGCGGTAGGCAGACCAATGGCGCCGAGTTTCTGCGTGGGCCTTAAGAATGTCTTTACATAGCATTTCTGTAAAATCTCACTAATTTCCATTGTGCGCCGGAAGAAAGAAAAGAGTGGTATCCTTTCTCAGCGTAGAATCTATTGTCCTTGTTCCCGTTTTGATCTAACCTCCCGTATTCACGGTCATGTACACTAATGAGTATCCATCGCTCTGAGAATATACTTTAATTATTGTAGGCAATCGGAGGCAAACACGTCAGCCAGAGGCCCCGTAAGATCATCATCTGCCACATTATCATTCCTCGCCGCCACATTAACATTAAATGGGATAAACAAAGATCTAATTTGGAATTACCCACGAATGTGTAGGTTATTTTTTCACTAAATATTATTACCATCTCAAACACGAGCAGTTGAAGTTTTTACCCAGACCGAAAACTTAAGCAAACCTTATATGAATTCTAGAGTCCATGCGTAATAGAACAGTCGTCTAGATGGGCAATCTACTCTCGCCAGTGCCACACAATTACATCTGCTGCTATATTCCATTTACACCTGGAAGTATCTTCCTAATTCTGTCATAATCGTTGGAAGCAGAAAGAAGAAACTTTCGCTGTGAGAAAACTGCAGAGGAAGTAATCACACATCAATCGATCGGACGAGTGCGGTTGTTTGTTGAGAGCGTGCAGCAATCTACTGATCGGGCAGAGGATCTAAGTACTCTCAGACGATCGTGTGATAACGTAGTGGCACCCTGTTGTGCTAGAAAATTAACCTCTGGTCCTCTTCCTTTGCTTCGAGTTGTGGTAAGACCATCATGTTCTCCAAAGACGCTACAGTGAACCTCTCATGCCAGCAGCACACGCTTTGAAATGACAGCACTGAAACTTACAGTTCCTCTCTCCAGAAAAGTTGAGAACATTATTACCTTATGATTGGCTTTGGTGGAAATACAGCCCTCTGAAATAGCATTGTAACTTGTAATCACCTTGCACTTTCATTGTGGCTATCCACCATGCAAAGGTAACGGATTGCGTAACTGAGCCGCGGTAAACTTCCGTACAACTGTGGTGTTTGGTCTCGCTTTCATCACAATAATAAATTATAACTAGAAGCAGTATTCGTAATCTTACATTTTCAAAACAGAATAACGCATCCAAAAAGTGATGGCACCGGTTTTCATTGCAGTACCAAGGTGATAATTCATAGCTGTCACTTTCGTAGATCTCTCTGCTCATCCTTTGACGAGCTCTTGGTCAGTAAATGAGCAGACCTCTCGCTACTATTGTGTCGAAAACATGCGAACCGTCAAGTACTTTTGGTAAGACCGATTGTAAGACCGTCAGCagtaaaataatacaagaaaaaaaaaagcttgagAAAACTGCATACTCTTCAGCTAACCATTTGTTTGTGGCTGTACTTTTGCTGCAACTTGTGTCGGTGTGGGAGTGTGGGAGCCATCACACCCGACTATACTCCGCTGTCGAAGCTTTACACAAATGTCTTCCGTCATTTTGCAGTTACATTTTCATTTCATGTTCACCTGTAAAATAAGCAACCGCATCATTTAGAATCCAAATGTATGAGCACAAAACAACAACGATCTCCCTACGCCTCACAGAAATTCGACATATATATGTGACTAAATATTAGGTTACCGCAGAAAGAACCTGTAaataatactaaacattttcgGTTAGTTGTTATATAAATTAGAATACCAGTGGGATCTAAATGTTAAGTGGACGACAGTTTATCCCTGTACCGTTCGTTATAGTGAAAGCCTTTATTAAATATTAACATTTCATATATACAGTCATCCAAAATGCCGATCTGTAAGTCCTCACTTTTGAAAGGAAGATTCTTGATTTCGTTTGTTTGAGATGTTCTGTGTTTTTAATTAAGATTAAACCAAAGAACTTTTGATAAACTTTACTTCTAAAAAAGTCAAGTCCTTTCATTCACGATATTGACGGGAATATTTTCTATAAAAAAGCATTTGTCATTCCATTTACTTACAGTGTTACACTTAATAACTACTCTTGTAATATATGTAGTTAATACTTACGATAACTGATACTAAAGCAATATTATCGACAAGATTTGATTAtctttttcaaatacatttgtattatTACTGGTGCATTATAATGATAGTCTAACAAAATTTGTATGTTTGATAAGTCTTGCAAATCTCGTGTGAATAAACTCATAGAAATTAAtatcacaaataattttatttatttcaacttTTCAGGGAAGATAGATACTGACGCAGTTTATTATTTAACAGACAATAATGCTTATTTACTTCTACATGGGAGGAAATTAAAAGTCAAAGATCCCCAATTTACTTTTTTTCTAATCTGTAACACTACAGTTCCAAAAAATCATAATCAAAATTTGGTGCTCGCTTCTACTACAACACGTTCACCTAACtattttaatgaaatatgaagTAGACAATTCAATTTTACACAGTAGTATTATTGAAGAGTCGCCACGACTATTTTAAACTCTCATAGCAACAAAACTAATCCGAGAACATAAAGTGACATTTCTATTTGTGCGACCTAAATACCTTCAGATGACAGACTTGATACTTAGTTCGACAACATATAGCACTGACGAACACACCACCATTAGTAGTTCTGCAGTTTTGTCTCAATTATAGTGTATGACAGCTTGGTGTAGAATGCTTATGTCACCTGAAGATGTCTCTAAGGTCCAGGAATGCCtcgtaagtaataaatttaaatttaatgtcacatagtttttgttgttttaaaaggGAATTCAGAGAAACTTAAGTAACGTAGCTCATAATTCCATGTACTCAGGAAGCTTTCTCACTTAGGAAAACTCAAAGTAGTGTGACTGTGCGGTAACTGTGAAGATATAATGGCACATAAGGGCGTCGAAAAACTTACTGCAACTTCTTTTACACTTTCACGAACCTATGAAACATCTCAAAAACTAAAATTCAGCTGAAATGCCACATTAAAAATGGTTAAATTATTTTTAGTCACAAACGTAAAGGAAGCTGTCGATGCTATGTATATCCACGTCAGAAAACATTCTCGCTGTGTCtatgttttatttgtgttgttATGGAAATACCATAACCGGAAAGAGAGAACAGATTAATGGGGCAAGTACAAACGCAACCAAGTAGCATAGATGAAACATTGCAGAGGGGTACAGCATTtgtaaaacaaattacagaacTGATGGTTGCAGTAAGAGCTCAGAAATAAGGTTAACACAGTAAAGGAAACGATGGTGTCTTGCAGGTGTTACTCAACCGAAATAGTGCACACAACGCAATACCAGAGAGCATGTAAGCGGTACCTGTGACATGATGTGTTAAGGGGATCTttaacaaaaatgagaacagcaGCAAACTCTgcttgatcaaagcgcagacaagtCTAGTTTAGTGTGTCATCTTTGTCTGACTATTATCTATCCACCTGTCGACGAACAGCTGTATGACACTAATACTCTAGGTAAGTAAGGAAAACGGGGAAAATAAATTATAAACTTCTGAAACTTTGGAAGAGCACTCATTGGCGATGCATCCCTCATCCCTACTCCTTAAAAtagctttctttcctttttcaaTGAAAAAAAGATTAATTTTTCGAAGACATCTGTATGACGGAAAATATATCTAGTGAAATTCTACCCAAAGCTGCTACATGCATATTTCAAGCAAGATaatcagttttccagaattctGTTTGGAAGATTAAAAATCCTTTAGCTTATGAATTTGGCAAAATTTTCAACTACAGTTTTAATTCAGTTAAATCTGTCTTCCTTCCTCCATAGCTACTTGCCTTTCATAGGTATAGAAATCTGTATACAGCAAGTTAGTACTAAAATCCGAAGGTAAAgcaaagagatggagagagagagagagagagagagagagagagagagagagagagagagagagagaaagattgaAATTCATTTTATTGTTGCATTTATTGATGTAGAGCATTTAGGCTAAAGTTTTTTGTTCAGCATTATGCACCTTCATATTTATATTGAAATCAAAATCATTTATCATGATAAATAAGTTTATCGTAGAGTCAATCAGCCCTTACTCTCTTTGTAATACGTCTGCAATCATTGTATGTACTGCACCTAGATAACCAAAAGTCGGTATTACGCACCTCAGTATTTATATTGGAATCAAAGTCGTTTGTCGTGAGAATTAAGAATTGTTGTAGAATTAATCGGCAATTATTGTTTTTCCAATACATTTACAGTAATCAAATTTACAAGTACACAACTAAAATAATGCAAAATCTTCAAGAAGTAAGGCGTTATATATAATTATTTATCGAAAACGATTCTCCAAATCTTCTTTCACAACACTGTGAGTCACGTTAGTGCGGCTTTGTCCCCGGCAGCCTTTACACATTTTCGTGCAGTGTATTTCAGGTTTTACACTTTCATTTTCTTCTGCAACTTTGAGTGTAACCTCATGAAATCAGCAGTGTGTCTGGTTACTGTTTCATGTGAATTAGAGAGAGGGATGAGTTTTATTCCCTGCAAACCCAGTACTGTGATTCAATCTGTTGGCCAACCGTTGCTGTATTTGATAACGAGTACACAGAGTTGGTTGCCAGACCCACAAGAGCATTAGAACAAGCAGAGTATGAACCTCATCCTTCCATTCCTTGCTGAAACGTATCAAAGTTTCCAACGCCTTCGTCACTTTTGATGTCTCATCCACCGGAATTGGTTTATCGCAAATAAGACAGGTTGTAGGGGCCAGCAGTTTTGTTCTCTCGGCCCACAGAAAAGAAAAGGAAGTCAGAAGAAATACAACAAATTGAACTGTTTCTCACGGCTTTAATAAGTTTACGACATAAACTCAGCTAAACTGGAGACTTGCACGAAAAAACGGTAGTGTCAGTGGTGGGTAAGTGGTGAGTGGATGGGAAGAAGAAATTGCTGTTTTCACTGCTGGCCACTTACTCTTGATTTAATAAATACTGAACACACAAGAAAGTCCAGCAAGTTGAAAATTACGCATATTTCCATACACTTCACTACACCATACACTTAAACAACAAAAGCTGTAAATATTATGCATTAACGGAATCCTGTTCCAACTCGTTCAGAAATTCTTTTTGCGTAGAACTTTACAACGAATTCTGTTTTTTAAATTAGTGTGCTATTCTAAAAAAGAACTAATTtggcaaatacttttaaaaaaattgtataaatcAACATTTGGTGGAGGGGTACGAGGAGAGATGCGTCCTCCCTAAGGGAGGGAACTCTTCTGTTTCTTATTACCAAATCCCACAGGAATATTTCTTAGAAGTTTCAAAACTTTATGAATGATTTCTCGCAGTTGCTGTTCTTTATTAATTTTCTAGGGTGGAAACGTTTATTGCAGCAGAAGCGCCGCCTCAGTTTAAAGTAGAAATATTGTGGAAAAGCACATAATTTCAATGCAGAGTGGATTTAACGTACAGTTACTGAGCTTCCGGCTATTCAATTACGACCAGAACCCTTaattgaaataaaattataaatgtgtaAATTGCGTTCCAGCACAGGATCTATCACGAAACTCGTCAATACTAAAAACAGTAGAGGATGTTTCCAAAACGACTTAACAGCTTTGAAAATTCATACAGGTTTATAAAACGACTTGGTTTTTCACGGACTTTCAGTCTTAGATTCGTATATTTGAGTTTATGAACTTAACTGTTTAACTGAAAGTCGACTCATCACTAAAGTGTCTTCATTGACATCTTCCTTATTGCATCGAAGTAACATTTTCCCACGAGAGTCTCTTATTCTGTGAAATCCTCCGAATGCATGAAATCACAAGTAATATCTTGTCTTGTTATCGTTTCATGTGAATTACAGGCAGAAAAAATCCTCTGAGAGTTGAATATCCCTTACTTTATACTCTTTATGT
The Schistocerca gregaria isolate iqSchGreg1 chromosome 1, iqSchGreg1.2, whole genome shotgun sequence genome window above contains:
- the LOC126353795 gene encoding uncharacterized protein LOC126353795, translating into MTPMSSLLWLLLPALFAGVADATEANLTCYQCVRQDYEECGNDTLLPCPPTKDRCVTHIAKDKEKGLVVKRECGLGPCGFDDSSMNRGLGLDGCDRSKDEFFCLSCCTTSGCNKSAARRPAASPPPLLLSLLLAPPLLLTSLRSLGPCEAVGGEAF